Proteins encoded in a region of the Raphanus sativus cultivar WK10039 chromosome 8, ASM80110v3, whole genome shotgun sequence genome:
- the LOC108830976 gene encoding coleoptile phototropism protein 1-like, with the protein MTRASLPVSALTSGKLPSKAARRTKSFRFDDDGFILDVDSFVKTIATIKANGARPDHIGSVIAHYASTRLPQLSSSVVTNNQQQSDSVTAYVLKKRFLVETLIGILPLEKDSVSCNFLLRLLRTANMVRADLDYKTNLEVRISWQLEQASLIELMIPSFSHTCGALFDVELVTRVVKNFAILYSEGVKSGASLIKVAKLVDSYLAEAAADRNLSLMEFISLTDALPKHSRGTEDGLYLALDTFLKAHPDVTKQERRRLCGLIGIKKLSMEASLHAAENPRLPVRTIIQILFTEQTKLNFGRHNNNIDCNVSSLSRNHSGSHFLEPSPGWCMSKFDMNVQQAEIRRLRDGIGKLHSECEAMRRQLKKEKKGGKSSTGNTCGSNWYFRWKMLRFSKCFSTKDVEKTAVRLEVTKKEKKSLSLRI; encoded by the exons ATGACGAGAGCATCTTTGCCGGTATCTGCCCTCACCTCCGGAAAATTGCCGTCAAAAGCTGCCCGAAGAACGAAGTCTTTTAGGTTCGACGATGATGGTTTCATTCTTGACGTGGATTCTTTCGTTAAAACCATCGCCACGATCAAAGCCAACGGCGCCCGTCCTGACCACATTGGCTCAGTTATCGCTCATTATGCTTCCACGCGCCTCCCTCAACTCTCCAGCAGCGTTGTTACAAATAATCAGCAGCAATCGGATAGCGTAACGGCCTACGTATTGAAAAAACGTTTTTTGGTCGAAACCCTAATCGGTATCCTTCCACTGGAGAAAGACTCCGTTTCATGTAACTTCCTCCTCCGACTACTCAGAACCGCCAACATGGTCAGAGCAGACCTGGACTACAAGACCAACCTCGAGGTAAGGATATCATGGCAGCTAGAACAAGCTTCCCTCATAGAGCTAATGATACCTTCGTTCAGTCACACTTGTGGTGCGTTGTTCGACGTAGAGCTAGTGACTAGAGTTGTGAAGAACTTTGCAATATTATACAGTGAAGGAGTTAAAAGCGGTGCTTCTCTTATTAAAGTGGCGAAGCTCGTAGACTCTTACCTCGCGGAAGCTGCCGCAGACCGCAATTTAAGCCTTATGGAGTTTATTTCCCTCACGGATGCTCTCCCTAAACATTCTCGTGGAACAGAAGATGGCTTATACCTTGCTTTAGACACTTTTCTCAAG GCACATCCTGATGTGACAAAGCAAGAAAGGAGGAGACTTTGTGGGCTAATAGGCATCAAGAAGTTATCAATGGAGGCGTCTCTTCATGCTGCCGAAAACCCTCGCTTACCAGTGAGAACTATTATTCAAATTTTGTTCACTGAACAGACAAAGTTGAATTTTGGCCGCCACAACAACAACATTGATTGTAACGTGTCATCATTAAGTCGAAACCATTCTGGTTCTCATTTCTTAGAGCCTAGTCCCGGTTGGTGCATGTCCAAATTCGACATGAATGTTCAACAAGCAGAGATTAGGAGATTGAGAGATGGCATCGGAAAGCTACACAGCGAGTGTGAAGCGATGCGAAGGCagttaaagaaagaaaagaaaggtgGTAAGAGTAGTACTGGTAATACTTGTGGGAGTAATTGGTATTTTAGGTGGAAGATGCTTAGATTTAGTAAGTGTTTTAGCACTAAGGATGTGGAAAAGACGGCGGTGAGATTGGAGGTAacaaagaaggagaagaagagtttgAGTTTGAGGATCTGA